One segment of Triticum aestivum cultivar Chinese Spring chromosome 2A, IWGSC CS RefSeq v2.1, whole genome shotgun sequence DNA contains the following:
- the LOC123184296 gene encoding zealexin A1 synthase, whose product MEWWLTLCLIALSTLLALWFSGCRSKSMKHLPPPGPWTLPVIGSLHHILSAFPHRALTDLGRRHGPVMLLKLGEVPIVVISGAEAVAQVFKANDVALSNHSSSRLQDIVGFGGKGILFAPYGEHWRQMRKVCITELLSTKQVKRMEGIRAEEVGNLIRSINTATAAGAAVNVSEMVSVLSNDIVTRAVFGGKFARQEEYLHEIGKLMDLIGGFCLVDLFPSSWLVQWFSTAERRTKRSCDLIQSIIADIFEKRKAARASRHGPYSDDEEMLNVLLRLLEEDSLAYPLTTEIIVTVMFDMFGGATETTATTLVWAMSELIRHPNVMAKAHLEVREVLGEGRAIIGNSDLAELHYLRMVIKEVLRLRAPGPLIPRRTRENCNIMGYDIPKDTNVFINVFATSRDPQYWDNPEEFNPERFVNKNVDYNGTYFEFTPFGGGRRKCPGVGFASSILEITLANFLYHFNWTLPGGASSVSLDMSEKFGVTVRKRSDLWLKAIPHVCSKATHI is encoded by the exons ATGGAGTGGTGGCTCACCTTATGTTTGATAGCCCTATCCACGCTACTTGCCCTTTGGTTTTCTGGTTGCAGGAGCAAgtccatgaagcacctgcctcctCCTGGGCCGTGGACTCTCCCGGTCATCGGTAGCCTCCACCACATCCTGAGCGCCTTCCCACACCGTGCCCTTACTGATCTGGGTCGCCGACATGGGCCAGTGATGCTCCTCAAGCTAGGCGAGGTCCCCATCGTGGTGATCTCCGGCGCCGAGGCGGTGGCCCAGGTGTTCAAGGCCAATGATGTCGCCCTGTCGAACCATAGTTCCTCCAGGTTGCAGGACATCGTGGGCTTCGGCGGTAAGGGCATCTTGTTCGCCCCCTATGGTGAGCACTGGCGTCAGATGCGCAAGGTATGTATCACGGAGCTCCTCAGCACCAAGCAGGTGAAGCGCATGGAGGGGATCAGGGCCGAGGAGGTGGGAAACCTCATCCGCTCCATCAACACAGCAACAGCTGCCGGCGCAGCCGTCAACGTCAGTGAGATGGTGTCGGTGCTCAGCAACGACATTGTGACACGGGCGGTGTTCGGTGGCAAGTTCGCACGGCAGGAGGAGTACCTCCACGAGATCGGCAAACTCATGGATCTGATAGGAGGCTTCTGCCTCGTGGACCTCTTCCCCTCGTCTTGGCTGGTGCAGTGGTTCAGCACTGCCGAGCGCCGTACAAAGAGGAGCTGTGATCTCATCCAGAGCATCATCGCCGACATCTTTGAGAAGCGCAAGGCGGCGCGAGCTTCCCGTCATGGCCCCTACAGCGACGATGAAGAAATGCTGAACGTGTTGCTCAGGCTGCTGGAGGAGGATTCGCTGGCCTACCCTCTAACCACAGAGATTATAGTCACCGTCATGTTT GACATGTTTGGAGGTGCCACAGAGACTACAGCAACCACTTTGGTGTGGGCTATGTCAGAACTCATAAGACACCCTAATGTTATGGCTAAGGCGCACTTAGAGGTTCGAGAGGTACTAGGTGAGGGTCGAGCTATCATTGGCAATAGCGATCTTGCAGAACTCCACTACTTGCGGATGGTCATCAAGGAGGTTCTTAGATTGCGTGCACCTGGTCCTTTAATCCCCCGCAGGACGAGAGAGAACTGCAATATTATGGGTTATGACATCCCTAAAGATACCAATGTATTCATCAATGTCTTCGCAACTTCCCGGGATCCTCAATATTGGGACAATCCTGAAGAGTTTAATCCAGAGAGGTTTGTGAACAAGAATGTTGATTATAATGGGACATATTTTGAATTCACTCCATTCGGAGGTGGGCGAAGGAAATGCCCTGGAGTAGGCTTCGCTTCGTCAATTTTGGAGATTACTTTGGCAAACTTTCTGTATCACTTTAATTGGACGCTTCCGGGCGGAGCCAGCTCAGTGTCACTGGATATGTCTGAGAAATTCGGGGTCACTGTACGTAAAAGGTCTGACCTATGGCTCAAGGCTATTCCACACGTATGCTCCAAAGCAACACATATATAG